A genomic region of Leptospira mtsangambouensis contains the following coding sequences:
- a CDS encoding NfeD family protein: MDFIFTNSPYVWIFLGLTLLFSEFLLPGTFVMFLGIGAIFTGILARLVPMEFYSQVVVWVVSSLVSILLGGSAVRRFFKSESSVDPFVKDDFLNQIVPVETDILVQRHGGKIRFQGTLWDAVSNDSKITKGNYVRILSRENLTFTVERVDS, from the coding sequence TTGGATTTTATTTTCACAAACTCACCTTATGTCTGGATTTTTCTTGGGCTCACACTTTTGTTTTCGGAATTCCTTTTGCCGGGAACCTTTGTGATGTTTTTAGGAATTGGAGCCATTTTTACTGGGATTCTGGCTCGTCTCGTACCAATGGAGTTTTATTCCCAAGTGGTTGTTTGGGTGGTTTCGAGTTTGGTTTCTATCCTTCTGGGTGGGTCTGCCGTCCGACGTTTTTTTAAATCAGAATCTTCTGTAGATCCTTTTGTCAAAGATGATTTTTTAAACCAAATTGTGCCTGTAGAAACTGATATTTTAGTGCAAAGGCACGGAGGAAAAATAAGGTTCCAAGGTACCCTTTGGGATGCTGTTTCTAACGATTCCAAAATAACCAAAGGAAACTATGTTCGAATTTTATCTCGGGAAAATCTGACTTTTACCGTAGAACGAGTGGATTCATAA
- a CDS encoding heme-binding domain-containing protein codes for MKRIFFILVGVLLVLQFFPIDRSNPPVKAEIQTSAETKEILKRSCYDCHSNETIWPAYSYIFPASLLISHHVEEGRDELNFSEFGLLTQKKQNKKIYEIWEQVEEGEMPPKDYLLLHPSARLSDKDKEILKQWSDRFSEDSE; via the coding sequence GTGAAACGAATTTTTTTCATCTTAGTCGGAGTTTTACTCGTCCTCCAATTTTTTCCCATCGATCGCTCCAATCCTCCCGTCAAAGCAGAGATCCAAACCAGTGCAGAGACCAAAGAAATCTTGAAGCGTAGTTGTTATGATTGCCATTCGAACGAAACAATTTGGCCAGCGTATTCCTATATTTTTCCCGCATCCTTACTCATTTCCCACCATGTGGAAGAAGGAAGAGACGAATTAAATTTTTCCGAGTTTGGACTTCTAACGCAAAAAAAACAAAACAAAAAGATCTATGAAATTTGGGAACAAGTTGAGGAAGGTGAGATGCCTCCCAAAGACTATCTATTGTTACACCCAAGTGCTAGGTTATCTGACAAAGATAAAGAAATCTTAAAACAATGGTCGGATCGTTTTAGTGAGGATTCGGAATGA
- the argH gene encoding argininosuccinate lyase: protein MKEKKLWGGRFDAPPSSLMIRIGESISFDKELYAHDIEGSISHSRMLKRIGILTESEQRKIETGLGQIKKEIDSGKFEFKIENEDIHMSIESRLTELLGDLGKKLHTGRSRNDQVSQDVRLYIKAEVESILVLLLDLLGAWIGKAEAHTKTIIPGYTHLQIAQPIRASHYFLSHFWANVRDFEDFLGAYERADELVLGSGALAGVNYATDRDFMRKDLSLSRISENSMDAVSQRDHIFKFLFAASQFMIHVSRFCEEIILYTSQEFSYFKLPDHLTTGSSIMPQKKNPDVAELIRGKAGRVIGSLTHLFVMLKGTPLSYNRDFQEDKLPLFDTVKQVKLSIEGVRDMVIGVQVFPENATRSLRSGFSTATDLADWLVSAKGIPFRSAHEIVGELVKHCSSKGYDLFTIPSGERGQIHAVLTDPGYEAAISLETSCDKKDVMGGTSLLRQKEQIKRAKAKVNELTKKLKSIESKGKK from the coding sequence ATGAAAGAGAAAAAATTATGGGGTGGTCGTTTTGACGCACCACCTTCATCTCTGATGATTCGCATTGGTGAGTCGATTAGTTTTGATAAAGAACTGTATGCGCACGATATTGAAGGTTCCATATCCCATTCTCGAATGTTAAAACGTATTGGAATCCTTACCGAATCGGAACAAAGAAAAATTGAAACCGGTCTTGGGCAGATCAAAAAAGAAATCGATTCTGGAAAGTTTGAATTCAAAATCGAAAACGAAGACATTCATATGTCTATCGAATCTCGCCTAACGGAGCTTTTGGGAGATTTAGGAAAAAAACTACATACAGGTAGAAGTCGAAATGATCAGGTCTCCCAGGATGTTCGTTTGTATATCAAGGCGGAAGTGGAATCCATTTTAGTTTTACTTTTGGATTTACTTGGTGCTTGGATCGGAAAAGCAGAAGCCCATACTAAAACCATCATCCCTGGATACACCCACTTACAAATTGCCCAACCCATTCGAGCTTCTCATTATTTTTTATCTCATTTTTGGGCCAATGTTCGGGACTTCGAAGATTTTTTAGGCGCTTACGAAAGAGCGGATGAACTAGTATTAGGTTCTGGTGCTCTTGCAGGTGTCAATTATGCCACTGACCGAGACTTTATGAGAAAAGATTTGTCTCTTTCTCGGATTTCTGAAAATTCAATGGATGCCGTAAGCCAAAGAGATCATATTTTTAAATTTCTTTTTGCAGCTTCTCAATTTATGATCCATGTCTCTCGTTTCTGTGAAGAGATCATTTTATACACTTCCCAAGAGTTTAGTTATTTTAAATTGCCTGACCACTTGACTACTGGTTCTTCCATTATGCCACAAAAGAAAAATCCAGATGTGGCCGAACTCATTCGGGGGAAGGCGGGACGAGTGATCGGAAGTTTGACTCATTTGTTTGTAATGCTAAAAGGTACTCCTTTATCGTATAACAGAGACTTTCAAGAAGACAAACTCCCGTTATTTGATACAGTCAAACAGGTCAAACTGAGTATCGAAGGGGTACGTGATATGGTTATTGGGGTCCAAGTGTTTCCTGAAAATGCTACCCGTAGCCTTCGTTCTGGATTTTCTACAGCAACAGACCTTGCCGACTGGCTTGTCAGTGCCAAAGGAATTCCATTCCGTTCTGCCCATGAAATTGTGGGAGAGTTGGTCAAACACTGCTCGTCCAAAGGGTATGATTTGTTTACGATTCCTAGTGGAGAGAGGGGCCAAATCCATGCGGTACTCACAGATCCTGGGTATGAAGCGGCCATTTCTCTAGAAACTTCTTGTGATAAAAAAGATGTGATGGGAGGAACCTCACTTCTTCGTCAAAAAGAACAAATCAAACGAGCCAAGGCAAAGGTAAACGAATTGACC